A genomic stretch from Pirellulales bacterium includes:
- a CDS encoding AAA family ATPase, with the protein MPDLSKMTDWEKLKGMLQKSADEGKEKKIDPKALLEHMRSRVKGQDAIIEDCARLLHLQMAKTISNKPIANLLFLGPTGTGKTELAKAITEYLFEDETAMLRFDCSEFTGPEGKTRLIGTPLGYVGSEAGGQLTRPVMAKPRRIILFDEIEKAHPSVFDLFLQMLGEGRLTEQGSGKTADFTQCITILTSNAHADQIGKIQEDVKDYYEMVNAVKSYLADSKVFRPEILGRIDRIYVFRPLEGMVIAEITLLKIVRLAKEYGLTVNFVAPELIMQTLVSSQKVARFGVRELERVVFDLFAEQMAAARANKARAVNLAVSPEGKLEITSAFDT; encoded by the coding sequence ATGCCAGATCTCAGCAAAATGACCGATTGGGAAAAGCTCAAGGGCATGCTCCAAAAATCGGCCGACGAAGGCAAAGAAAAAAAGATCGATCCCAAGGCGCTGTTGGAACACATGCGCTCCCGTGTCAAAGGGCAGGACGCCATCATCGAAGATTGTGCCCGGCTGCTTCATTTGCAGATGGCGAAAACCATCTCCAACAAGCCCATCGCCAATTTGCTATTCTTGGGTCCCACGGGCACCGGCAAAACCGAACTGGCCAAAGCCATCACGGAATATCTGTTCGAAGACGAAACCGCGATGCTTCGCTTCGATTGCTCCGAATTCACCGGTCCCGAAGGCAAAACGCGGCTGATCGGCACCCCGCTGGGTTATGTCGGCTCTGAAGCCGGCGGTCAATTGACGCGCCCCGTCATGGCCAAGCCGCGCCGCATTATTCTGTTTGATGAAATCGAAAAAGCGCACCCCAGCGTGTTCGATTTGTTTTTGCAGATGCTGGGCGAAGGCCGGTTAACCGAGCAAGGTTCCGGCAAAACCGCCGACTTCACCCAGTGCATTACCATTCTCACCAGCAATGCCCACGCCGATCAAATCGGCAAAATTCAGGAAGACGTCAAAGATTATTACGAAATGGTCAATGCCGTAAAAAGTTACCTGGCCGATTCCAAAGTCTTCCGGCCGGAAATTCTCGGCCGCATCGACCGCATTTACGTCTTCCGCCCCCTGGAAGGCATGGTCATTGCCGAAATCACGCTGCTCAAAATTGTCCGGCTGGCGAAAGAGTACGGGCTGACCGTAAATTTCGTCGCTCCCGAATTAATTATGCAAACCTTGGTGTCGAGCCAAAAAGTGGCCCGATTTGGCGTCCGCGAACTGGAACGCGTCGTCTTCGATTTGTTCGCCGAGCAAATGGCTGCCGCCCGCGCCAATAAAGCGCGCGCGGTCAACCTGGCCGTTAGTCCCGAAGGGAAGCTGGAAATCACCAGCGCATTCGATACGTAA
- a CDS encoding AAA family ATPase — protein sequence MSAPGQSRGFLKGDPLQAIVAVIMAVMVTSVLNEASIWFAPSLLLISIAGMVLVYKTRKREERIYREGARQVNYQKLAAIDTNQMLPWLKDNLRGHDAIVESVFTHLHKSLQLARPGRTLGNFLLVGPTGTGKTFLSQLVAQGLYPESEVVLLAMNQFKQPGDVYTMIGPPPGMPGYEIGGRLTRPVLENPYRVVIFDEIEKAHHDLHDCLYDILDTASCREKSSGALVDFSACVFFATSNAGVEKLRTLAGEVGSTTSSVWLGRSRDALAETNKFDRAFLSRWDGVYLLDTLPPLHVAEVACLQLCRYWREYGIDVGYTAPELILEAVQRNQDFAEYGVRQLGRFIREQTEHAILDAKRRGSKKVNLYVGTDTGQLQVEVT from the coding sequence ATGAGCGCTCCAGGCCAATCGCGCGGTTTTCTCAAAGGCGATCCCTTGCAAGCCATCGTGGCGGTCATCATGGCCGTCATGGTGACTTCCGTGTTGAACGAAGCTTCCATTTGGTTCGCGCCGTCGCTGTTGCTCATCAGCATCGCCGGCATGGTGCTTGTTTACAAAACGCGAAAGCGCGAAGAACGCATCTATCGCGAAGGCGCACGCCAGGTCAATTACCAAAAACTTGCCGCCATCGATACCAACCAGATGCTCCCCTGGCTAAAAGATAATCTCCGCGGACACGACGCCATTGTCGAATCGGTCTTCACCCATTTGCATAAAAGCCTGCAACTAGCTCGCCCCGGCCGCACGCTGGGCAACTTCTTGCTGGTCGGTCCCACGGGCACGGGCAAAACTTTTCTCTCGCAATTGGTGGCCCAGGGTTTGTATCCTGAGTCGGAAGTGGTCCTGCTCGCGATGAACCAATTCAAGCAACCGGGCGACGTCTACACCATGATTGGCCCGCCGCCGGGAATGCCGGGCTACGAAATCGGCGGCCGGCTGACGCGCCCCGTGCTGGAAAATCCGTACCGTGTGGTAATCTTCGACGAAATTGAAAAAGCCCATCACGATTTGCACGATTGCCTGTACGACATCTTAGATACGGCCAGTTGCCGCGAAAAAAGCTCGGGTGCCTTGGTCGATTTCAGCGCCTGCGTTTTTTTTGCCACCTCCAATGCCGGCGTCGAAAAGCTGCGCACCCTGGCGGGCGAAGTCGGCTCGACCACTTCGTCCGTTTGGCTGGGCCGCAGCCGCGATGCCCTGGCCGAAACCAACAAATTCGACCGCGCCTTCCTTTCCCGCTGGGATGGCGTTTATCTGCTCGACACTTTGCCTCCCCTGCACGTGGCCGAGGTCGCCTGCTTGCAGCTATGCCGCTATTGGCGCGAATACGGAATTGACGTCGGCTACACCGCTCCCGAACTCATTTTGGAAGCGGTCCAGCGCAATCAAGATTTTGCCGAATACGGAGTCCGCCAGCTCGGCCGCTTCATCCGAGAGCAAACCGAACACGCCATTCTGGACGCCAAGCGCCGCGGTTCCAAAAAGGTCAACCTCTATGTCGGCACCGACACCGGTCAATTGCAAGTCGAGGTGACCTGA